The Vibrio coralliirubri DNA window TTAAGCTAGATAGGTTCATCGCTGAGGTAAAGATACATCAAAAACACTTAGTTGACAATATCAACCATATTCAATAGTTAGTTTCGGGTATTACATTTTAGCATTGCTAGAAACAACTTTGCCGCCAAAAGTGGCGGCAAATAAATAGCTTAGCAGGCCTGGGGCTGTTGACCTTTCGTGATTAAGTTTTGTTCGGATGGGGACGCCTAGTCAAAATCGTTTTAGGCGCGGCGAAGAGTATGTAGCCTAGTCATTCTAAGCAAATATTCTTCAACAAAGCATAAAACGATTTTTGTAGGGGCGCCTAGCTCGACCCCTTCGGGCAGCTCTTGTGGTTCATTTCTACTGCGTTATCGGCTTTTCATGTAGGCCAACTACACGTCAAAACCTCTTCCTTGTATAAATTTCCCACAAGATGCCGCAAAACCCAGCTCGAAAGGTCAACAGCCCCAAGTATTGATAACGGCTAAAGCATCTCTTTGGCAATCAAATGCAGCAAAAAGGTTTCACGTTCAATACTCATGCCTTTCTTAGGGCTCTCTGCCATCGTCTTTTCGTTGTGAGCGATCGCTTCCTGGATATTCATCCAAACCGGTTTCATCCCGTTTTTCACTTCATAATCTTCGTAAGCCGTTTCACCAAGCTCACGATCAATCTTGCATGAGTAGCAGTAAGAAATCATGTGCATCATGTCTGCATCGTCTTTATACCAAGGACGAAACTCTTCAAAAATGCCGAACGGCTTGATGCTATGGATATTCTTCGCGCCAGTCTCTTCTTCGAGTTCACGAACCATACCTGCGATCACATCTTCCCCTTCATCCAAACCACCACCAGGAATGGTGTAGTCGTGATAACGCTCTGTATACAGCATCAGAATGTCTTCACCATCTAACACAATGGCACGGGCAGCGTTGCGCTTATAGACCGTTTTATTGTCTAGATGCTCGATATCAGGGTGGATGGTTGTTTTTAGGTGTCTCATGATTCTGACTGCTCTACTGAATTTGGCGGCATCATATCATAATCATCAATAGATTCGAGGTTCACAACCGCCAACCAGGACTGATCGGACGGGGATACTCCAACGGTAACTTGAATCCACTTAGCTTGATCTAACACTCAAAAAGTCGTTAAACATGAAGAAATATCAACCTATTTCAATATCTTGACCAAATTAGGACAACCTTTTCTGAAATCTAAAATATACTAATTTCATAGAGCTTCTCATTTGGTTCTGTAGAACTTAACGCATTCGATTATAGAGTTATCACGTAGGAGATAGACATGAAGAAAATTGGTTTGATGGCTGTATGTGCCGTTGTATTAGGCGGTTGTGCAAACGACTATGCAGAATATAGCGAAGGCCAACGTGTTTCAGTCGCTAACCCAGCAGCGGTTTATTGTGTTCAACAGGACGGTGAATTAGACACGGTTACTGAAAACAATCAGCGTACAACTTACTGTGTATTCGATGACGGCGAGCGCATTGAACAGTGGGAGTACTACCGCAATAACCATGATCAAGAAACTGAAAAGTAATAACTTCTATTACAAGTTTCCAATATCAAAGCTTTAAAACCCTCCCCCTAAAAATTCAATTATGTTACGTAAACTGCCTGCCATAAGGCAGCGGTTTACCGTACACACACACCAATTGAACACCGTTTTATTCCTAACACAACTCTGACATTAGCCTAATCTAGGCCGATAGAATGCCTGCCTGTTACAAATATTTACAAGTAGTGTTGATTATGAAAATACAAACAAAATCGAAAGAACAAACTCAAATGTCACTTGAGATACCAGAGTTCAACCTATCTCAGTCGACCTCTGCGGTAATCTACAAACGCTGTCAAACAGCACTGGTAGTTTTAGCGATTGGTTTTATAGTCAACCTTGCAATCCGCATTGATTTCGTTTTCTTGAGTGGAAGAATCGGTGAAAATTCAGTCACTGAAATGCTACAGCAATTTCTTTTAATCGTCTCTTCTGGCGCATTTGCTTACCTCGCTAAAAAACGTCCTGAGGTAAAACATGCCGCTATGTTAATCAGCGCATTTTTCGCCGTAATGTTCGTCCGAGAATTAGATTATTGGTTTGACATGATCGTACATGGCGCTTGGGTTGTCCCTGCCCTATTGGTTGCTGGTAGCGCAATTTTATATGCGATTAAAAACGGTAAACGAACCATTGATCAGCTCGCGCTTATTCTTGCATCCCCACACATGAACATGTTGGTTACTGGTGTTATGCTTTTACTTGTTTTCTCACGCTTATTTGGCATGGGTAGCTTTTGGCATGGCGTAATGGGAGAACATTATATAAGTAATGTTAAGACCATCGCTGAAGAAGGCACTGAGCTTCTAGCTTACTGTTTGATTGCCTTTGCGAGCTTAAAGACCGTTATTGGCATCACGAGAAAGAAATAATCACCTATCGCCACCAGCAATGTGTGTGATCCGATTCCGGATCTAAATAACGATTCAATAAAGTCAGGTTAGTATCTAGTAGAGCTAGGTATTCCCTGATTTTTTTTATGTCTGTACCCACTGAAGTCTGCTGGATACAGCGCTCCAATACTGGTAGTAAACTCTCCACAATGTCAAAGTCAGATGAACGTCCAACGAGTTCCTTTACGGCTATCAGTGACTCCAACGACAGTCTTTCAGGCTCCCCCCTAACTAACTCCAAATCTCGCTTGAATGTTCCCGCAGAAACACCTTCAAGATAAACTCGATAGGTTGTCAGCACATCCATCCACAAAAACAATTGCCCTTGAGTATTTTGATGAGGATATGGCACAGCAACATGAGCTTCTAGCTGAGGATCGATTTGTAGTTCCACCCCAAGTGCAGAGCACTTCTCGACCAAAACCTTAAGCAAGCCTTGTTCGTCCATTAGTGATTGGATCTCGAAAATACGTTGTAAATGGTAGTCATTCGAAACGAACGTCACCTTCACACTCTGCCCGCGAGTAAACAGCCCGCTTTTAATCATCTCTGAGGCCAAGTTCTGTATGTTCTCGACAGTATTGGTCGAATGCTGCTCGAGTAAAATCGCCCCCAAGGAAAGCGGATGTTCAAGCTTATTTTCAAGCTTCCTAAAATATTGGTGCATCGCATCGGCTTCAGACAGTGTTTGCCCTTTTGTTACCCCACCACAAAATGCAACACCCGTTTTCTGAATAGACTCTTCTGCCAAAGGCCCCACCAGATACTCCACCAAAGCATCAACTCGACTGATGCCTTCATCAGTCAATTTATTCCCATTAAGTCGCTTACCTAGCACAATAAGGAGGTGATTAATGCTCATTTTATGTTCAAGTCTCGTTTTAGTGATTAGATGGAGTGAATTATGTATACAATAGTTCTTAACAAAAGTATTTTTAAATTCCTAAATGTAGCTCGCAATAATGCTCACTATTGATAGCAACATCTTAAGGTACACAAGAATCAACGTGCAGCTATATAAAGCAAAAATAGCACGGTCTTGTATTTCATCGAACTATACGCTTGTTAACATTAATCTCATTGAAAGAATACGCTCACTCAAAGAAGTGAGGTTAACAAAAGATATACTTTAACCAGAGTTCGTTCATCGAACCGTCTTCACAGGAAGTTACTATGCTGTCTATTTTTGATATCTACAAAATTGGGGTTGGCCCGTCCAGCTCCCACACAAATGGACCAATGATCGCTGGGTTTAACTTTACCCAAAAAATTGATGCTCATCTTAAGCAAGTGAAGCGTATTCAAATCGACTTATACGGCTCATTATCATTGACGGGTATTGGTCACCACACAGACAGAGCAACTTTGTTAGGTTTGCTCGGTAACCGCCCCGACACTATTAAGATTACCAGTGCTAACCAAGCAATGCGTAAAGCGATTGAAGATAAATCTCTACTGGTTAGCGGTAACCATGAAATTCACTTCGATGTAGAAAGCGATTTACTCTTCCATAAAACTAATCTTCCGCTTCATGAAAATGGCATGACCATCTCTACCTTTGACGCAAGCGGTAGTCTTCTAGATATGGAAACGTACTACTCGATTGGTGGTGGCTTTATCGCAACCGCTGATGAGCTACAAAACGGCAAGTCAGAGTCAGAAACACAAGTTGAATTCCCTTTTACTTCTGCCGATCAATTACTTGAATTGTCTGAACAACAAGGGCTTAGCCTTGGAGGCTTAATCCTGCGCAATGAAGTCTCATTCCAAGGTATGGATGTGATTGACCAAAAAGCCGACCAAATCTGGAAAGTGATGTCTCTGTGTATGCAACGTGGCTTCGATACCGAAGGCATCCTTGATGGCGGATTAGAAGTAACACGTCGAGCGCCTGCTCTGCTGAAAAAGCTTGAAGCGAATGCCTCGATTGAAAACGATCCAATGGAGATCATGGATTGGATTAACCTGTTTGCCTTTGCTGTAAGTGAAGAGAATGCAGCAGGTGGCCAGGTGGTCACATCGCCAACCAACGGTGCGGCTGGCGTTATCCCTGCTGTTTTAATGTACTACCATCGCTTTATCAAAGAGCTTGATACCAAGCAGCTCAAAGACTTCTTAGCGGTATCTGGCGCTATCGGTATTCTATACAAAACCAATGCGTCTATTTCAGGTGCAGAGGTAGGCTGCCAAGGTGAAGTTGGCGTATCTTCTTCAATGGCAGCGGCAGGCTTAACGGCCCTTCGTGGTGGTAGTAACGAGCAAATCTGTATCGCAGCTGAGATCGCGATGGAGCACTCACTGGGTATGACCTGTGACCCAATTGGCGGACTGGTTCAAGTACCATGCATTGAGCGTAACGCGATGGGCGCAATGAAGGCGATCAACGCATCACGTATGGCACTAAAACGTACGAGTAAATGTCTTATCTCGTTAGACAAGGTTATCGAGACCATGTACCAAACAGGTAAAGACATGAACAAAAAGTACCGCGAAACATCTTTAGGTGGGTTAGCCGTGATCCACATGGCACCACCGTGTGAATAACAGACAAGGACACGAGTGAAGAAACCCTCTACAGAGACGGCATTCTTGTAAACTTAGTTTTCAATATCTCAACAAAGCCAGCCACCATGAAGTGACCCCGTAAAGTTGGACATTTCTGTTAAGCGGCTTTCAAGGCCTGAGTTCGATATTCTATCGGAGTCAGGCCTTTTAGTTTCACTTTTATACGTTTGGTATTGTAGTACTCGATGTATTCTTTAATCTGCTCTATCAGAGCATCTGCATCTTCAAAGCTTTGGTTGTGATACATCTCGGTTTTGAGTAAAGCAAAAAAGTTTTCAGCAACAGCATTATCCAAGCAGTTACCTTTTCTCGACATGCTTTGCGTTAACCCACTCTCCGCTACCTTTTTCTGATACTGTCGATGGCGATATTGCCAACCTTGATCGCTATGTATAATTGGCTTTGAGTTGGGTTTAAGCGTTGATATAGCTTCCGTCAGCATATCTGTGACAAGCGGCAAGCAGGCATTTTTGGCCACTCTATAAGCAACCACCTCCTGAGTAAACAAGTCGACAACGGGAGATAAGTATACTTTCTGCTCTTTGACTTTGAACTCCGTGACATCAGTTACCCACTTTTCATCGGGTTGAGTCGCACTAAAATCTCTTTCAAGAACGTTGGGAGCAGCTTTTCCTGACTCTCCTCGGTATGAACGATACTTTTTAATCCTGACCGTCGATTTAAGGTTGAGCTGAGCCATAAGCCTTTGAACCGTTTTGTGATTAAGCACGAACCCCTGATTCTTTAGTTCCAAGTGAATACGGCGGTAGCCGTATCGCCCCTTATGTTCATGATAAATTGACTTTATCAACCGCAGCTCACGTTCGTAGCTATTTTGGCGCTTGCTCGTTTGAGCCTGATAATAAAAGACACTTTTTGCCAACTGTAGAGTGTGCAGTAAGTGCTTTAATGGGTACTTGCCTTTAAGAGTTAGAGCTATGACCGCTTTTTCTTTGTTCGACGGTTTTTTTTCTGCTCCAACTCTTCCAACTTTTTTAGAACGGCATTCTCGGTTCGTAAGTAGACCAACTCCTCTTTTAGCTCCTCAAGTGTCATTTCATTATCAGGCTTAGTGGTACGTTGAGGTTGCTGTTTCATTGAGGGTCTTCCTTTCTGGCGCATTTCGAGCCCCTTGATACCGAGCTCATTAAATCGTTTAAGCCAGACAGAGAGTATTCCAGGGGATGAGAGGTTTAATACAGCGCTAGTGTGCGTGAGAGACCATTCATTCGTCCACATTAAATTCAATGCTTTTCGTTTTGTTTGAGCAGTCGCGGCATGATTAGTTGGTAAAAATGAATCAGTACCATGGATGGCAAAGACTTGAGCCCAATACCGTATCTGCCTTGAAGAAATTGAATATTGTTTTGCTAAGTAGAGAGATGACGTGCCATCTAAGTATTGCTTAGCAATGATACATTTTAGCTCTCGGCTATATTTGGACATAAAAAGACCCCCAATAATTGGTGTCCAACTATTGGGGGTCAGTTCACCAAGCTGGCTTTTTTATTGGCTAAAGCCCAACAGCTAATTGAAAGTGATACTCACTCAAAATAACTTACAGAATGCTCACCTCTAACTTTCCCTTTATTAGTTCATTACTTAGCCACAAATGATGATGGCTAAATTTCATACCACCATGCATCCACTAGCAAAATCTAACGTTGCAAATTTCATTCATGAAAAATATGAATGCACTCATAAGAAAAGATATATCGAGTAAAGTTCTGTTTGGGACAGATGTTTCAGTTTATGTATTACTAGTAATGATATTATAATCGGGTAATTACACTACATATTAATACAAATGTGAGAATAAAATAATGTGGAATAGATTAAACAAATCAATGATGTTCTGCCAAATGATGTTCGGACTTTCGTTCTATGGCGTCATGGTGATCTTGACTCGTTTCTTCCTTGAAGATCTGA harbors:
- a CDS encoding NUDIX hydrolase; the encoded protein is MRHLKTTIHPDIEHLDNKTVYKRNAARAIVLDGEDILMLYTERYHDYTIPGGGLDEGEDVIAGMVRELEEETGAKNIHSIKPFGIFEEFRPWYKDDADMMHMISYCYSCKIDRELGETAYEDYEVKNGMKPVWMNIQEAIAHNEKTMAESPKKGMSIERETFLLHLIAKEML
- a CDS encoding DUF333 domain-containing protein; this encodes MKKIGLMAVCAVVLGGCANDYAEYSEGQRVSVANPAAVYCVQQDGELDTVTENNQRTTYCVFDDGERIEQWEYYRNNHDQETEK
- a CDS encoding YdcF family protein, which codes for MSINHLLIVLGKRLNGNKLTDEGISRVDALVEYLVGPLAEESIQKTGVAFCGGVTKGQTLSEADAMHQYFRKLENKLEHPLSLGAILLEQHSTNTVENIQNLASEMIKSGLFTRGQSVKVTFVSNDYHLQRIFEIQSLMDEQGLLKVLVEKCSALGVELQIDPQLEAHVAVPYPHQNTQGQLFLWMDVLTTYRVYLEGVSAGTFKRDLELVRGEPERLSLESLIAVKELVGRSSDFDIVESLLPVLERCIQQTSVGTDIKKIREYLALLDTNLTLLNRYLDPESDHTHCWWR
- a CDS encoding L-serine ammonia-lyase, whose protein sequence is MLSIFDIYKIGVGPSSSHTNGPMIAGFNFTQKIDAHLKQVKRIQIDLYGSLSLTGIGHHTDRATLLGLLGNRPDTIKITSANQAMRKAIEDKSLLVSGNHEIHFDVESDLLFHKTNLPLHENGMTISTFDASGSLLDMETYYSIGGGFIATADELQNGKSESETQVEFPFTSADQLLELSEQQGLSLGGLILRNEVSFQGMDVIDQKADQIWKVMSLCMQRGFDTEGILDGGLEVTRRAPALLKKLEANASIENDPMEIMDWINLFAFAVSEENAAGGQVVTSPTNGAAGVIPAVLMYYHRFIKELDTKQLKDFLAVSGAIGILYKTNASISGAEVGCQGEVGVSSSMAAAGLTALRGGSNEQICIAAEIAMEHSLGMTCDPIGGLVQVPCIERNAMGAMKAINASRMALKRTSKCLISLDKVIETMYQTGKDMNKKYRETSLGGLAVIHMAPPCE
- a CDS encoding IS3 family transposase → MALTLKGKYPLKHLLHTLQLAKSVFYYQAQTSKRQNSYERELRLIKSIYHEHKGRYGYRRIHLELKNQGFVLNHKTVQRLMAQLNLKSTVRIKKYRSYRGESGKAAPNVLERDFSATQPDEKWVTDVTEFKVKEQKVYLSPVVDLFTQEVVAYRVAKNACLPLVTDMLTEAISTLKPNSKPIIHSDQGWQYRHRQYQKKVAESGLTQSMSRKGNCLDNAVAENFFALLKTEMYHNQSFEDADALIEQIKEYIEYYNTKRIKVKLKGLTPIEYRTQALKAA
- a CDS encoding helix-turn-helix domain-containing protein encodes the protein MSKYSRELKCIIAKQYLDGTSSLYLAKQYSISSRQIRYWAQVFAIHGTDSFLPTNHAATAQTKRKALNLMWTNEWSLTHTSAVLNLSSPGILSVWLKRFNELGIKGLEMRQKGRPSMKQQPQRTTKPDNEMTLEELKEELVYLRTENAVLKKLEELEQKKNRRTKKKRS